One window of the Rhizorhabdus dicambivorans genome contains the following:
- a CDS encoding phospholipase D-like domain-containing protein: protein MTDEEVYAMLGDLTARVPNFGTIDAPARDHETLLWIGRLLACIEYLGDGADIAFTRVAAQNLGGLTHEGNVTTLLTNLYSALAKAEARLPTAARGTFIGAGNAMDGLAAVARVFGGAAKDLLIVDPYMGERAVMDFIPMAAEGIRIRLLADAASVKPGLNPAVEAWARQYGRTRPLVVRLAPARSLHDRLVLIDGATAWSLTQSLEHLAQRSPASVARLPAEVASLKISFFDDLWAKAQTFP from the coding sequence ATGACTGACGAAGAAGTCTATGCCATGTTGGGCGATCTAACTGCGCGAGTTCCCAATTTCGGCACGATCGACGCACCGGCTCGCGACCACGAGACCCTGCTCTGGATCGGCAGGCTTTTGGCGTGCATCGAGTATTTGGGCGATGGAGCTGATATCGCCTTCACGCGGGTCGCTGCCCAAAACCTCGGCGGGCTGACACACGAGGGCAATGTTACCACTCTGCTGACCAACCTGTACTCGGCCTTGGCGAAGGCGGAAGCTCGTTTGCCGACCGCAGCGAGGGGAACGTTCATTGGCGCCGGAAACGCGATGGATGGCTTGGCCGCCGTCGCTCGAGTGTTCGGAGGCGCTGCCAAAGACCTTCTGATCGTTGATCCATATATGGGGGAGCGGGCTGTCATGGACTTCATCCCGATGGCTGCCGAAGGAATTCGGATCCGGCTCCTTGCCGATGCCGCTTCGGTGAAGCCGGGCCTCAATCCAGCCGTCGAAGCTTGGGCGCGGCAATACGGTAGAACTCGGCCGCTGGTGGTTCGGTTGGCACCTGCCCGATCGCTGCACGATCGGCTGGTGCTCATCGATGGGGCGACGGCCTGGAGCCTTACTCAGTCGCTCGAACATTTGGCTCAACGGTCACCGGCCAGCGTTGCTCGATTGCCGGCGGAAGTCGCCAGCCTAAAAATCTCTTTCTTCGACGATCTGTGGGCCAAAGCGCAGACTTTTCCATGA
- a CDS encoding BLUF domain-containing protein has product MLHQIIYISTARPSLILSDVEDILRASRRNNERARVTGLLIFDGKRFLQALEGSMEDVEATFSRIAVDPRHRALVRLSGRAVEGREFGDWSMGSHLVGPVTGKGDMVGHVDAMTEGLTDPNMRETLRGFARIRGGAAG; this is encoded by the coding sequence ATGCTTCACCAGATCATCTATATCAGCACCGCGCGCCCGTCGCTCATCCTCTCCGATGTGGAGGATATTCTGCGCGCCTCCCGCCGCAACAATGAGCGGGCCCGCGTCACCGGGCTGCTGATCTTCGACGGCAAGCGCTTTCTGCAGGCGCTGGAGGGGTCGATGGAGGATGTCGAGGCCACCTTCTCGCGGATCGCGGTCGATCCCCGGCATCGGGCGCTGGTGCGGCTGTCGGGCCGGGCGGTCGAGGGGCGCGAGTTCGGGGACTGGTCGATGGGCTCGCACCTGGTCGGTCCGGTCACGGGGAAGGGCGACATGGTCGGTCATGTCGACGCGATGACCGAGGGGCTGACCGATCCCAATATGCGCGAAACCCTGCGCGGCTTCGCCCGCATCCGGGGCGGCGCGGCCGGCTGA
- the flgM gene encoding flagellar biosynthesis anti-sigma factor FlgM, whose translation MINGVGPASPTRIGQVKDEKVIPLVPLAPTGPVGASPAASPSLVAALAEAGPPINSEKIQAIRQAIASGAYPIDPRAIAAKMIALDLPKAE comes from the coding sequence ATGATCAATGGGGTAGGACCGGCCAGCCCGACCCGCATCGGTCAGGTCAAGGACGAGAAGGTGATCCCGCTGGTGCCGCTGGCGCCGACGGGACCGGTGGGCGCATCGCCCGCGGCCAGCCCATCGCTGGTGGCGGCGCTGGCCGAAGCCGGACCGCCGATCAACAGCGAGAAGATCCAGGCCATCCGCCAGGCGATCGCATCGGGGGCCTACCCGATCGATCCCAGGGCGATCGCCGCGAAGATGATCGCGCTCGACCTGCCGAAGGCCGAATAG
- a CDS encoding flagella basal body P-ring formation protein FlgA translates to MNWSIAAMRTAMTALSLGLFLGLAAAPLSAQSALPPAQDLDQLERMVIATLGADIGAPGGPMAPIDRRMRLAACAGGIQIDPPSPGAVTVRCTTSGWRIRVPLTRPGTSYAQGNPVYGGGQQGQPALSNAAIRKGDPVQLIAQGSAFSISVDATAMEDANVGNRMRVTTAAKGGIMFAEVLDAGKVRLIGFK, encoded by the coding sequence ATGAACTGGAGTATCGCCGCGATGCGCACCGCCATGACCGCTCTTTCCCTGGGCCTTTTCCTCGGCCTCGCCGCCGCGCCGCTGTCGGCGCAGAGCGCGCTGCCGCCGGCGCAGGACCTGGACCAGCTGGAGCGGATGGTGATCGCGACGCTGGGCGCGGACATCGGCGCCCCCGGCGGCCCGATGGCGCCGATCGACCGGCGGATGCGGCTGGCGGCGTGCGCGGGCGGCATCCAGATCGATCCCCCCTCCCCCGGCGCCGTCACCGTGCGCTGCACCACATCGGGCTGGCGCATCCGCGTGCCGCTGACCCGGCCGGGCACCAGCTATGCCCAGGGCAACCCGGTCTATGGCGGCGGCCAGCAGGGCCAGCCCGCGCTGAGCAACGCCGCGATCCGCAAGGGCGACCCCGTCCAGCTGATCGCGCAAGGGTCCGCCTTCTCGATCAGCGTCGATGCGACCGCGATGGAAGACGCCAATGTCGGCAACCGGATGCGCGTGACGACCGCCGCCAAGGGGGGTATCATGTTCGCCGAGGTGCTGGACGCCGGAAAAGTTCGCCTGATCGGATTTAAATAA
- a CDS encoding flagellar motor protein MotB, giving the protein MTGRAVTGQAVTRRDISQRWVLSFADLALLLLAFFVMMQAQMADRVKLAASLRGAFGGQGAGGSGGGVKVEGFAAGQIFEAGEAILKPGVQAKLKAIGAEAARGGRRVIVASQGRDGQSARLDAWELSAARTTAVARAIRMGGVPDAMIEISIPPMRASEPAKGQRIAVQTVSGKAQANP; this is encoded by the coding sequence GTGACCGGCCGGGCGGTGACGGGCCAGGCGGTGACGCGGCGCGACATATCGCAGCGCTGGGTGCTGAGCTTCGCCGATCTGGCGCTGCTGCTGCTCGCCTTCTTCGTGATGATGCAGGCGCAGATGGCCGACCGGGTGAAACTGGCGGCGAGCCTGCGCGGCGCGTTCGGCGGGCAGGGCGCGGGCGGAAGCGGCGGCGGCGTGAAGGTGGAAGGCTTCGCGGCCGGGCAGATCTTCGAGGCCGGGGAAGCGATATTGAAGCCGGGCGTCCAGGCGAAGCTGAAGGCGATCGGCGCCGAGGCGGCGCGCGGCGGCAGGCGGGTGATCGTCGCCAGCCAGGGCCGCGACGGCCAGTCGGCCCGGCTCGACGCCTGGGAACTCTCCGCCGCGCGCACCACGGCGGTCGCCCGCGCGATCCGGATGGGCGGCGTGCCGGACGCCATGATCGAGATCAGCATCCCGCCGATGCGCGCCAGCGAACCCGCGAAGGGCCAGCGCATCGCGGTGCAGACAGTTTCGGGGAAGGCGCAGGCCAACCCCTGA
- a CDS encoding motility protein A: protein MVLLDAIARYIDPVAIGIVFGGTLLTTVFRSPLSDIGRAFGAFGLVAKANPDADAAAARVSVSRIRELAQVRAIACVDRVETAQRFLIRAARELSEARNSGDFVRWAAADLDARRLRHQGVIGVWRGVAETAPAMGMIGTIIGLVQMFSHMEDAAAIGPAMAVAMLTTLYGVLISAGIAAPIAGRLETISEAELAWQAAACKQLEILAREELDSLPQPIARPNLRTVL, encoded by the coding sequence ATGGTCCTGCTCGATGCGATCGCCCGTTATATCGACCCCGTCGCGATCGGCATCGTGTTCGGCGGCACCCTCCTCACCACCGTCTTCCGCTCCCCGCTTTCCGACATCGGCCGCGCCTTCGGGGCGTTCGGGCTGGTCGCGAAAGCCAACCCCGACGCCGATGCCGCCGCCGCGCGCGTATCGGTGAGCCGCATCCGCGAGCTGGCCCAGGTCCGCGCGATCGCCTGCGTCGACCGGGTCGAGACCGCGCAACGCTTCCTGATCCGCGCCGCCCGCGAGCTATCGGAGGCGCGCAACTCGGGCGACTTCGTCCGCTGGGCCGCCGCCGACCTCGACGCCCGCCGCCTGCGCCACCAGGGCGTGATCGGCGTGTGGCGCGGCGTGGCGGAGACCGCGCCGGCGATGGGCATGATCGGCACGATCATCGGGCTGGTGCAGATGTTCTCCCACATGGAGGACGCGGCGGCGATCGGCCCGGCGATGGCGGTGGCGATGCTGACCACCTTATATGGCGTGCTGATCAGCGCGGGCATCGCGGCACCGATCGCGGGGCGGCTGGAGACGATTTCCGAGGCCGAACTGGCGTGGCAGGCGGCGGCGTGCAAGCAGCTGGAGATTCTCGCGCGCGAGGAACTGGACAGCCTGCCGCAGCCGATCGCCCGCCCGAACCTGCGGACCGTGCTGTGA
- the flgB gene encoding flagellar basal body rod protein FlgB yields MADPLFGIHGKALELRSQRLAMLASNIANAATPNYKARDIDFRKALSDATSNSGMTAGQAADANIGYRVPLETSLDGNTVELSTEQNQFAENALQYKSTLSFLEGRINTIKQALRGE; encoded by the coding sequence ATGGCTGATCCACTTTTCGGCATCCACGGCAAGGCGCTGGAGCTGCGGTCGCAGCGGCTGGCGATGCTTGCCTCGAACATCGCCAACGCCGCGACGCCCAACTACAAGGCGCGCGATATCGATTTCCGCAAGGCGCTGTCGGACGCCACCAGCAACAGCGGCATGACCGCGGGCCAGGCCGCCGACGCGAACATCGGCTACCGCGTGCCGCTGGAAACCTCGCTCGACGGCAACACGGTGGAGCTCAGCACCGAGCAGAACCAGTTCGCCGAGAACGCGCTGCAGTACAAGTCGACGCTGTCCTTCCTGGAAGGCCGCATCAACACCATCAAGCAGGCGCTGAGGGGAGAATAA
- the flgC gene encoding flagellar basal body rod protein FlgC: MAGNLSVFDIAGRAMSAQMVRLNTSASNLANAGSVAGSKAEAFRAIKPVFSSVTDAPGVATVKVDQVVASNIEPTKRYDPNHPKADKDGNVWEAGVDQAQELVEMMETARQYQNNVSVMQTAKTLTLDTLRLGK; encoded by the coding sequence ATGGCCGGCAATCTTTCCGTCTTCGATATCGCCGGGCGCGCCATGTCGGCGCAGATGGTGCGGCTCAACACCTCGGCGTCGAACCTCGCCAATGCGGGCTCGGTCGCGGGCAGCAAGGCAGAGGCGTTCCGCGCGATCAAGCCGGTCTTCTCCTCCGTCACCGACGCTCCCGGCGTCGCCACCGTCAAGGTCGATCAGGTCGTCGCCTCCAACATCGAGCCGACCAAGCGCTACGATCCCAACCATCCCAAGGCCGACAAGGACGGCAATGTCTGGGAGGCCGGGGTCGATCAGGCGCAGGAGCTGGTCGAGATGATGGAGACCGCGCGCCAGTACCAGAACAATGTCTCGGTCATGCAGACCGCGAAAACCCTGACTCTCGACACGCTGAGGCTCGGCAAATGA
- a CDS encoding flagellar hook assembly protein FlgD has protein sequence MTISGNSYLDSLSNVKTSSSATTTGKTNDTLDQAAFLKLLTTQMTTQDPFNPVDNTQMVAQMAQFSSVAGIAEMNKSLKTIAGGMEASRVGGAASWIGKAALIGSKTAAPLADGAYAGTVTLPKDAAQVNISLVDGSGKVVYTGTATDVPKGDVPFYWDGKDQDGNAVPGPLTISVFAKDAQAQTMKDYATASWATVNSVTSPTSGSTKLNTSMGSFSPSDVLQLS, from the coding sequence ATGACCATATCCGGAAACAGCTATCTCGATAGCCTGAGCAACGTCAAAACGTCCTCGTCGGCCACCACGACCGGCAAGACCAATGACACGCTCGATCAGGCGGCGTTCCTCAAGCTGCTCACCACGCAGATGACGACGCAGGACCCGTTCAACCCGGTCGACAACACCCAGATGGTCGCCCAGATGGCGCAATTCTCGTCGGTCGCGGGCATCGCGGAGATGAACAAGTCGCTAAAGACGATCGCCGGCGGCATGGAAGCCAGCCGGGTCGGCGGCGCCGCCAGCTGGATCGGCAAGGCCGCGCTGATCGGTTCGAAGACCGCCGCGCCCCTTGCCGACGGCGCCTATGCCGGCACGGTCACGCTTCCCAAGGATGCTGCGCAGGTCAACATCAGCCTCGTCGATGGCAGCGGCAAGGTCGTCTACACCGGCACCGCCACCGACGTCCCCAAGGGTGACGTGCCCTTCTACTGGGACGGCAAGGATCAGGACGGCAACGCCGTCCCCGGTCCGCTCACCATCTCGGTCTTCGCCAAGGACGCCCAGGCGCAGACGATGAAGGATTACGCCACCGCCAGCTGGGCCACCGTCAACAGCGTGACCTCGCCGACCAGCGGCTCGACCAAGCTCAACACCTCGATGGGCAGCTTCAGCCCGTCCGACGTCCTTCAGCTTTCCTGA
- a CDS encoding flagellar hook protein FlgE: MSFYTSLSGLKASQTDLAVISNNIANVGTTAFKRSDTEFSDLVSSSPLQSAGIAGQGTRLRGIAQQFTQGGLEASERSLDLAISGQGFFMTRASSSNAQVSYTRNGAFSVDANRFLVDSAGAYLQVLPTDSSGTVTATGISATRSVQLPLTSGTSQATQNINLAVTFPSAADVPSTRSVYTATNPYAFDRNDANSYNQSTTTTVYDASGTAFPMTTYYTRENIPSGATTTTSWTAHTFIGDTEISYDNSAATQPAPLTLTFDASGAMTAPSSAMTIGPVAPNGASAPLTFDLSYGASTKQSSAPFTLTSFDQDGFAAGALDNVSVGSDGLVVATFSNGDSQALGKIIVATFANPEGLRQLGDSKWGATGVSGEPIINEANSNGTGQIQSGALEQANVDITEELVALIQAQRNFSANAKAIEAANTMTQTIVQLRT; this comes from the coding sequence ATGTCCTTCTACACCTCGCTCTCCGGCCTCAAGGCTTCGCAGACCGATCTCGCGGTCATCTCGAATAACATCGCCAATGTCGGCACCACCGCCTTCAAGCGCAGCGATACCGAGTTCAGCGATCTCGTCTCCTCCTCGCCGCTGCAGAGCGCCGGCATCGCCGGGCAGGGCACCCGCCTGCGCGGCATCGCCCAGCAGTTCACCCAGGGCGGCCTGGAAGCTTCGGAGCGTTCGCTGGACCTCGCCATTTCGGGCCAGGGCTTCTTCATGACCCGCGCCTCCAGCTCCAACGCGCAGGTCAGCTACACCCGCAACGGCGCCTTCAGCGTCGACGCCAACCGCTTCCTGGTCGATAGCGCGGGCGCCTATCTGCAGGTCCTGCCGACCGACAGCTCGGGCACCGTCACCGCCACCGGGATCAGCGCCACGCGCTCGGTCCAGCTGCCGCTGACCTCGGGCACGTCGCAGGCGACCCAGAACATCAACCTCGCCGTCACCTTCCCGTCGGCGGCGGACGTGCCCTCGACCCGTTCGGTGTACACCGCGACGAACCCCTATGCGTTCGATCGCAACGACGCGAACAGCTACAACCAGTCGACCACCACTACGGTCTACGACGCATCGGGCACCGCCTTCCCGATGACCACCTACTACACCCGCGAGAACATCCCCTCGGGCGCCACCACGACCACGAGCTGGACCGCCCACACCTTCATCGGCGACACCGAGATCAGCTATGACAACTCGGCCGCGACCCAGCCGGCGCCGCTGACGCTGACCTTCGACGCGTCGGGCGCGATGACCGCGCCGAGCAGCGCGATGACGATAGGCCCGGTCGCCCCCAACGGCGCGTCGGCGCCGCTGACCTTCGACCTCTCCTATGGCGCGAGCACCAAGCAGAGCTCCGCACCCTTCACCCTCACCAGCTTCGATCAGGACGGCTTCGCGGCCGGCGCGCTCGACAATGTTTCGGTGGGTTCGGACGGCCTGGTCGTCGCCACCTTCTCGAACGGCGACAGCCAGGCGCTGGGCAAGATCATCGTCGCCACCTTCGCCAATCCGGAGGGCCTGCGCCAGCTCGGCGACAGCAAATGGGGCGCCACCGGCGTTTCGGGCGAACCGATCATCAACGAGGCGAACAGCAACGGCACCGGCCAGATCCAGTCCGGCGCGCTCGAGCAGGCCAATGTGGACATCACCGAGGAGCTGGTTGCGCTGATCCAGGCGCAGCGCAACTTCTCGGCCAACGCCAAGGCGATCGAGGCGGCCAACACCATGACCCAGACGATCGTCCAGCTGCGGACCTGA
- a CDS encoding flagellar basal body rod protein FlgF: MDKLIYSSLSAMRSAMARQTMTANNLANVNTAGFRGEMSSSTALWLKGDGLDARATNSGEVTSADMTEGTVSETGRDLDVAVQGKDSLLAVQSREGDEAYTRRGDLQVSDSGLLTTGDGLPVLGDSGPITLPPYDKLIIAGDGTVSIIPQGGDPTQVQQVDRLKLVSTNGNSVEKGLDGLFRLRSGGTLGADPQASVRQGALEGSNVNVSATLIDMIEASRDWDMQVKMMSSAQDIDKASTDLMRFD; encoded by the coding sequence ATGGACAAGCTGATCTACAGCTCACTCTCGGCGATGCGTTCGGCGATGGCGCGTCAGACGATGACCGCCAACAACCTCGCCAACGTCAACACCGCGGGCTTCCGCGGCGAGATGAGCTCGTCGACGGCGCTGTGGCTGAAGGGCGACGGACTCGATGCCCGCGCGACCAACTCGGGCGAGGTCACCTCGGCCGACATGACCGAGGGCACCGTCTCGGAAACCGGCCGCGACCTCGACGTCGCGGTGCAGGGCAAGGACAGCCTGCTCGCGGTGCAGAGTCGCGAAGGCGACGAGGCCTATACCCGCCGGGGCGATCTTCAGGTCAGCGACAGCGGGCTGCTCACCACCGGCGATGGCCTGCCCGTCCTCGGCGACAGCGGCCCGATCACGCTGCCGCCCTATGACAAATTGATCATCGCCGGCGACGGCACCGTCTCGATCATTCCCCAGGGCGGCGATCCCACCCAGGTGCAGCAGGTCGACCGGCTGAAGCTGGTCTCCACCAACGGCAATTCGGTGGAAAAGGGGCTCGACGGCCTGTTCCGGCTGCGCAGCGGCGGGACGCTGGGCGCCGATCCGCAGGCTTCGGTCAGGCAGGGGGCGCTCGAGGGATCGAACGTCAACGTCTCGGCCACGCTGATCGACATGATCGAGGCCAGCCGCGACTGGGACATGCAGGTCAAGATGATGAGCTCCGCGCAGGACATCGACAAGGCGTCGACCGACCTGATGCGCTTCGACTGA
- the flgG gene encoding flagellar basal-body rod protein FlgG — MSNAALHVARTGLDAQNMRMQVIANNLANVNTTGFKRDRASFETLAYQAMTAPGAASSESTKFATGTNLGSGVQINGTAKIQTQGSLQTTGNPLDIAIQGSGYFQVQMPDGRTGYTRDGNFNLSADGTIVTSDGFQLQPQIQVPEGATNVTIGADGSVSASLAGQTEVSEIGKIELARFINPAGLQAEGNNLLTETAASGQPQVGAAGVDGRGTIAQGSLESSNVNIVEELVDMIETQRAYEVNSKMISSTDQMLQYVNQNL, encoded by the coding sequence ATGAGCAACGCAGCTCTTCACGTCGCACGGACGGGCCTTGATGCCCAGAACATGCGCATGCAGGTGATCGCCAACAACCTGGCGAACGTCAACACCACCGGCTTCAAGCGCGATCGCGCAAGCTTTGAGACGCTCGCCTATCAGGCGATGACCGCGCCGGGCGCCGCCTCGTCGGAATCGACCAAGTTCGCCACCGGCACCAATCTCGGCTCGGGCGTGCAGATCAACGGCACCGCCAAGATCCAGACGCAGGGATCGTTGCAGACGACGGGTAATCCGCTCGACATCGCGATCCAGGGATCGGGCTATTTCCAGGTGCAGATGCCCGACGGGCGCACTGGCTATACGCGGGACGGCAATTTCAACCTGTCCGCCGACGGCACGATCGTCACGTCGGACGGCTTTCAGCTCCAGCCGCAGATCCAGGTCCCCGAAGGCGCCACCAACGTTACCATCGGTGCCGATGGCAGCGTCAGCGCAAGCCTGGCGGGCCAGACCGAGGTCAGCGAGATCGGCAAGATCGAGCTTGCCCGCTTCATCAACCCGGCCGGCCTGCAGGCCGAGGGCAACAACCTGCTGACCGAGACTGCCGCGTCGGGCCAGCCGCAGGTCGGCGCCGCCGGCGTCGATGGTCGCGGCACGATCGCGCAGGGGTCGCTCGAATCCTCGAACGTCAACATCGTCGAGGAACTGGTCGACATGATCGAGACCCAGCGCGCCTATGAAGTGAACAGCAAGATGATCTCCTCCACCGACCAGATGCTGCAATATGTCAACCAGAACCTCTAA
- a CDS encoding flagellar basal body L-ring protein FlgH, translated as MNALGALGLVAALLVGVAVDPVHAKPRKRDLDYVPAFASPPMAPVANGSIFQASNGYSALTNGARAAMVGDIVTITLVERTQATKSNSASTDRSGDIGLTPPATGPASFFKPTDIGASGGSTFQGKGGAAQSNQLNGEVSVTIAQVFPNGTMLIRGEKLLTLNRGDETIGITGIIRAADIGPDNRVPSTRVADARIIYSGKGEIARGSKMGWLNRFFAILSPF; from the coding sequence ATGAACGCGCTCGGAGCGCTCGGTCTGGTCGCGGCGCTACTTGTCGGCGTGGCGGTCGATCCGGTCCACGCCAAGCCGCGCAAGCGCGACCTGGACTATGTGCCGGCCTTCGCCAGCCCGCCGATGGCGCCGGTCGCCAACGGATCGATCTTCCAGGCATCCAACGGCTATTCGGCGCTCACCAACGGCGCGCGCGCCGCGATGGTCGGCGATATCGTCACCATCACCCTGGTCGAGCGGACCCAGGCGACCAAGTCGAACAGCGCGTCGACCGATCGCTCGGGCGACATCGGCCTGACCCCGCCCGCCACCGGCCCCGCTTCCTTCTTCAAGCCGACCGATATCGGCGCGAGCGGCGGCAGCACCTTCCAGGGCAAGGGCGGGGCGGCGCAGTCCAACCAGCTGAACGGCGAGGTGAGCGTCACCATCGCGCAGGTCTTCCCCAACGGGACGATGCTGATCCGCGGCGAAAAGCTGCTGACGCTCAACCGCGGCGACGAGACGATCGGTATCACCGGCATCATCCGCGCCGCCGATATCGGCCCGGACAACCGGGTGCCCTCCACCCGCGTCGCCGATGCCCGCATCATCTATTCGGGCAAGGGCGAGATCGCGCGCGGCTCGAAAATGGGATGGCTTAACCGTTTCTTTGCCATCTTGAGTCCATTCTAG